One Malus sylvestris chromosome 14, drMalSylv7.2, whole genome shotgun sequence DNA segment encodes these proteins:
- the LOC126600817 gene encoding dof zinc finger protein DOF3.5-like — MERAGWKLNDDHHHISPNCPRCGCSNTKFCYHNNYSLTQPRYFCKGCRRYWTKGGSLRNVPVGGGCRKNRRGSKSLRLSTTTTTTTTQGHAQHNANKSSANTYEGAHNSYGTNVLGDSTSSSMTQDGSHIDLALVYANFLNQKPDNSDSTTGSDHQLPDLPSEFSPAALDFSSMALNMNNASSGNTSTQLMGDHHHQNGLVGSLGCHTTLSQDHLSTENCRINDLMYFGGLDPLIHHPEKHRHHQDTSEVVQYASDFGLPPLPGQEALWSTTYQMMDSGSHTMQAPTSLLGPEPHDPNLLMGGWSPFELPCNETFARST, encoded by the coding sequence ATGGAGAGAGCAGGATGGAAACTAAACGATGATCATCATCACATATCTCCCAATTGTCCCAGGTGTGGTTGTTCCAACACCAAATTTTGTTACCACAACAACTATAGTTTAACTCAGCCAAGGTACTTTTGCAAGGGCTGTAGGAGGTACTGGACCAAAGGTGGATCCCTCAGGAACGTCCCTGTCGGAGGCGGCTGCCGCAAGAATAGAAGAGGGTCCAAGTCTTTAAGgctatccaccaccaccaccaccaccaccacacaaGGTCACGCACAGCACAACGCTAATAAGAGTAGTGCCAATACTTATGAGGGTGCTCATAATTCCTATGGCACCAACGTGTTGGGTGATTCCACAAGTTCCTCGATGACTCAAGATGGGTCACATATTGATCTTGCACTTGTTTATGCAAATTTCTTGAACCAGAAGCCAGATAATTCAGATAGTACTACTGGATCTGATCATCAACTACCAGATTTGCCTAGCGAATTCAGCCCGGCGGCTTTAGATTTTTCAAGCATGGCGTTGAACATGAACAATGCAAGCTCAGGCAACACTAGTACTCAGTTAATGggtgatcatcatcatcaaaatggTCTTGTTGGGTCACTTGGATGTCACACTACTCTATCTCAAGATCACTTATCCACTGAAAATTGTAGGATCAATGACCTCATGTACTTTGGTGGATTAGACCCATTAATTCATCATCCAGAGAAGCATCGTCATCATCAAGATACAAGTGAAGTAGTACAATATGCAAGCGATTTCGGGTTGCCGCCATTGCCAGGCCAAGAGGCATTGTGGTCTACTACTTATCAAATGATGGATAGTGGTAGTCATACAATGCAGGCTCCTACATCGCTATTAGGACCAGAACCTCATGATCCAAACTTGTTAATGGGTGGTTGGAGCCCGTTTGAATTGCCATGTAATGAAACTTTCGCCAGGAGTACATGA